In Thunnus thynnus chromosome 13, fThuThy2.1, whole genome shotgun sequence, the following proteins share a genomic window:
- the nrip1b gene encoding nuclear receptor-interacting protein 1 has product MTHGEEPGPETHKDSAVLTYLEGLLMHPVVAGPGATASGRSEAAHSNQEQADKVGGSFQLSNHGPTAPKAGTNGPTLGASQHLKKARLLRSGAWNDPGNQRMNSPPMELNGQGGGLQNGSLEGSPHAGESTLLASLLQSFSSRLQSVAMSQHSNKPPSECSSPSKAPPADKEPLPVYGTASSRLKGLMRKSKLQNHSNTPYSRRGHSQDRPPESPRSAHSATPPSAPTTAESVSCAERLKAVANMVKIRSSPAPSPKPSVACSQLALLLSSEAHLQQYSREHALKAQLSGRSASERLAAMANQQHGPDKRPPSVGGTLPGAPDTLSSLTTQNGMTTTTTITTTLPRTALSSPQSPSLLRGHSQSSPPTPPHAPSHTHNQPPREKRGFDSRPTRPPQTCSSLLLLLLNNHNNQKQLTKNGHLEDSCGILPQSGSSSVTSDSECSTQERSLTKDSSDAESSYSSCSPIDLSMRNRANTQDIGPKTTTPSSSFSSASFSSSTLSSSTTVFSSTAAAFSPQASAPPSTTAFSPSSTVVSSVSTAISSSSSSISTSSLDKLTESLINKWKPEPSGSKVPKNKEPEMSPDLKSHSKVTLMQLLLERRNNEMANKNMGNQDLPLDITMATMSQGQPKGLVPWEETRTKSPIDRPVAPAQPLYSLSHDPSGAMSPYSYPSPHVQSSPLDLCKSKAFPAEKASESAFSASKLLQNLAQCGTASSSPPIPSTKGLGPELDANRPLALLERLNAPVHRTTTTPLSDGPSGSGTPFSRKEASPPSSQIENLLERRTVLQLLLGTGSTPATVSRKDRPSGSGRRSVEVAGGCYEKSPGASIICDSSNGPALDVKVKTELMEEVGPSSAVSKDLSGRKRPSSYEKNSPLSDSQQDLKTEPRPTEVIAKYGLLSQLLKQQTATYYTSSVVQAGSQPRQVKEEQREYPSPSPKKRRLCSDRTDNMNNTSSPRALDSGDTNIFPSSAVQEEPDQQRILKEEEAPPRSPPSETLTRESRGFNVLKQLLLSDNCLKELSQQPRGAPSPSILQANGKANGSILSQPAHNHSFLHLPSWHPHGSLNSGLPSNLRPLPTPPASNSPICTPWGRHPAPWPVTQKRDPPTLVKQEPESPVRWSSQENEEEEGCDSNPDSPRLSRSNPILYYMLQKGSIQLRKEVRDQAEGAQSVVRVKEEPISDMHAYEHSLSSTPQSPTHNDKHSHESQGLSQSSD; this is encoded by the coding sequence ATGACTCATGGGGAGGAGCCTGGCCCTGAGACACACAAGGATTCAGCTGTTCTAACTTATCTGGAAGGTTTACTGATGCATCCAGTGGTGGCCGGGCCTGGGGCCACGGCAAGCGGGAGGTCTGAGGCTGCCCACAGCAACCAGGAGCAGGCTGACAAGGTGGGCGGGTCCTTCCAACTGTCCAATCATGGCCCCACAGCTCCCAAGGCTGGAACCAATGGGCCCACACTAGGTGCTTCGCAGCATCTGAAGAAGGCCCGCCTACTGCGCTCTGGGGCCTGGAATGATCCAGGTAACCAGCGGATGAATTCACCCCCGATGGAGCTGAATGGCCAAGGGGGAGGCCTGCAAAATGGGTCCCTAGAAGGATCTCCTCATGCTGGAGAGAGCACCCTGTTGGCTTCCCTGCTTCAGTCATTCAGCTCACGCCTTCAGAGTGTGGCAATGTCTCAGCACTCTAATAAGCCCCCCAGTGAGTGTTCCTCTCCATCCAAGGCACCACCTGCAGACAAAGAGCCACTTCCTGTGTATGGGACAGCTTCAAGCCGCTTGAAGGGCCTAATGAGGAAGAGCAAACTTCAGAATCACAGCAACACACCGTACAGTCGTCGGGGACACAGTCAGGACAGACCCCCAGAATCACCACGGTCAGCACACAGCGCCACGCCACCATCTGCTCCTACAACTGCTGAATCAGTGTCCTGTGCGGAGCGTCTGAAGGCAGTGGCCAACATGGTGAAAATCCGTTCTAGTCCAGCACCTTCACCCAAGCCCAGTGTGGCCTGCAGTCAATTGGCCTTGCTGCTATCCAGTGAAGCCCACCTTCAGCAGTACTCCAGAGAGCATGCGCTCAAAGCCCAGCTCTCAGGAAGATCTGCCAGTGAAAGACTAGCTGCCATGGCGAACCAGCAGCATGGCCCGGACAAAAGGCCACCTAGTGTGGGAGGGACTCTGCCCGGAGCCCCAGACACACTAAGCTCCTTAACAACCCAAAATGGaatgacaacaacaaccacaataacaacaacactcCCTCGAACAGCCCTGTCCAGTCCACAGAGTCCCTCTCTGCTGCGTGGCCACAGCCAAAGCTCCCCACCCACTCCCCCACATGCTCCAAGCCACACTCACAACCAACCACCAAGGGAGAAGCGAGGCTTTGACTCACGCCCAACTCGCCCACCCCAAACATGCAGcagcttgctgctgctgctactcaACAACCACAACAACCAGAAGCAGCTGACCAAGAATGGGCACCTGGAGGACAGCTGCGGTATTCTGCCACAAAGCGGTTCCTCTTCTGTCACATCGGACAGTGAATGCTCCAcccaggagaggagcctgaccAAGGACAGCAGTGATGCAGAGAGTTCCTACTCGAGTTGCTCTCCCATTGATCTCTCTATGAGAAACAGAGCCAATACACAAGACATAGGGCCCAAAACTACaaccccctcttcctctttctcctctgcctccttttcctcctctacCCTCTCTTCTTCCACCACAGTGTTTTCCTCCACCGCAGCTGCATTCTCTCCTCAAGCTTCTGCTCCACCCTCCACTACAGCCTTTTCACCATCCTCTACTGttgtctcctctgtctccactgctatttcttcatcttcctcctctatcTCTACCTCCTCCCTGGACAAACTAACAGAATCTTTAATAAACAAGTGGAAGCCAGAGCCATCAGGATCAAAGGTGCCCAAGAACAAAGAGCCTGAAATGAGTCCAGACCTAAAATCCCACTCTAAGGTCACACTTATGCAGCTTCTTCTTGAGCGCAGAAATAATGAGATGGCTAATAAAAACATGGGTAACCAGGATTTGCCACTTGATATAACTATGGCCACCATGTCTCAAGGCCAACCAAAAGGACTAGTGCCCTGGGAGGAGACCAGGACAAAAAGCCCCATAGATAGACCAGTAGCCCCAGCCCAGCCCCTCTACTCACTTAGTCATGACCCTAGTGGTGCAATGTCCCCATACTCCTACCCCTCCCCTCATGTCCAGTCCAGCCCTTTGGATTTGTGTAAGTCTAAAGCCTTCCCTGCTGAGAAGGCTTCAGAGTCTGCCTTCAGCGCCAGTAAACTGTTACAGAATCTGGCTCAGTGCGGGACAGCTTCTTCCTCCCCACCCATCCCCTCCACCAAAGGACTGGGCCCAGAGCTCGATGCCAACAGGCCTCTTGCCCTGTTGGAAAGGCTCAATGCTCCAGTCCATAGGACCACCACCACTCCACTCTCCGACGGACCCTCAGGCAGTGGCACACCTTTCAGTCGGAAGGAAgcttctcctccttcctcacaGATTGAGAACCTTCTAGAGAGGCGCACTGTACTTCAGCTCCTTCTAGGAACAGGCTCGACTCCTGCTACAGTCAGCCGCAAAGATAGGCCCAGTGGGAGTGGCAGGAGGAGTGTGGAGGTAGCAGGGGGGTGCTATGAAAAGAGCCCTGGTGCCTccatcatctgtgacagctcCAATGGGCCTGCTTTGGATGTAAAGGTCAAAACGGAGCTCATGGAGGAGGTGGGGCCGTCCTCGGCCGTGTCTAAGGACTTAAGTGGCAGAAAAAGACCGAGCAGCTATGAGAAGAATAGCCCCCTCTCAGACTCTCAGCAGGACTTAAAAACAGAACCACGGCCTACAGAGGTCATAGCAAAATATGGCCTTCTCAGCCAGCTGCTTAAACAACAGACTGCTACCTACTATACCAGTTCTGTTGTGCAAGCTGGGTCACAGCCCAGACAGGTTAAAGAGGAACAGAGGGAGTATCCAAGCCCCAGTCCTAAGAAGAGACGCCTCTGTTCTGATCGGACTGATAATATGAATAATACCAGCTCTCCAAGAGCATTGGACAGTGgtgacacaaacatttttccCTCGTCTGCTGTTCAGGAAGAGCCTGACCAGCAGAGGATTCTGAAAGAAGAGGAGGCTCCACCCAGGAGCCCACCAAGTGAAACCCTCACCAGAGAGAGTCGGGGCTTCAATGTGctcaaacagctgctgctctctgacAACTGCCTGAAGGAGTTGTCCCAGCAGCCCCGTGGGGCACCCAGTCCTTCCATCCTGCAGGCCAATGGTAAGGCCAACGGCAGCATTCTTAGTCAGCCTGCCCATAATCACAGCTTCCTCCACCTGCCCAGCTGGCACCCCCACGGTTCCCTCAACTCAGGGCTTCCGAGTAATCTCAGACCACTGCCCACCCCCCCTGCAAGTAACAGCCCTATCTGCACCCCCTGGGGCCGCCATCCAGCTCCGTGGCCAGTCACTCAAAAACGGGACCCCCCGACTCTTGTCAAACAGGAGCCAGAGAGCCCTGTGCGATGGAGTAGTCAggagaatgaggaggaggagggttgtGACTCAAACCCGGACTCTCCACGGCTGTCACGTTCCAACCCCATCCTTTATTACATGTTGCAGAAGGGCAGCATTCAGCTGAGGAAGGAGGTGAGGGATCAGGCAGAAGGAGCCCAGTCTGTGGTCAGAGTTAAAGAAGAGCCAATCAGTGACATGCATGCCTATGAACACAGTCTGAGCTCCACCCCGCAGTCACCAACCCACAACGACAAGCACAGCCATGAGAGCCAAGGGCTGAGCCAATCATCTGATTAG